The Hahella sp. HNIBRBA332 genome window below encodes:
- a CDS encoding endonuclease/exonuclease/phosphatase family protein, which yields MNAAEDFPHHRHIRLLSFNIQVGISTAAYRHYVTRSWQHVLPSQSRNKNLDRIAALLSQYDVVALQECDGGSIRSGFVNQVEYLAEKSGHPYWFQQLNRNLGRIAQHSNGLLSRYRPNSVTQHRLPGVIPGRGAIIATYGDPTNPLVVVMLHLSLGEKAQCQQLEHVCELIEGYEHVVLMGDLNNHAEQLLSSTALGRTTLVSLPERVNTFPSWRPERSLDHIMVSPGLQIRNAGVVCFPVSDHLPVAVDVALPVGYGKGKA from the coding sequence ATGAATGCCGCTGAAGATTTTCCCCACCACAGACATATCCGTCTCCTCAGTTTTAATATTCAGGTCGGTATTTCGACCGCCGCTTATCGTCATTATGTGACGCGGAGTTGGCAGCATGTTTTGCCTAGCCAGTCCCGCAATAAAAACCTTGACCGTATAGCCGCTTTGCTGAGCCAGTATGATGTAGTGGCGTTACAGGAGTGCGATGGCGGCAGTATCCGCAGCGGTTTTGTCAATCAGGTGGAATATCTGGCGGAGAAGAGTGGTCATCCATATTGGTTCCAGCAGTTGAATCGCAATCTTGGGCGCATTGCTCAGCATAGTAATGGATTGTTGAGCCGCTATCGGCCGAATTCCGTTACACAACATAGACTGCCGGGCGTCATTCCTGGGCGGGGCGCTATTATCGCCACCTATGGCGATCCCACTAATCCTCTTGTTGTGGTGATGTTGCATCTGTCACTGGGGGAAAAGGCTCAATGTCAGCAATTGGAGCACGTTTGCGAATTAATTGAGGGGTATGAGCATGTTGTTTTGATGGGGGATCTGAACAATCATGCGGAGCAGCTGCTAAGCTCTACAGCGCTTGGGCGCACGACGCTAGTGTCATTGCCTGAACGTGTGAACACCTTTCCCAGTTGGCGTCCTGAGCGCTCCCTTGATCATATTATGGTTAGCCCTGGGCTGCAGATCAGAAATGCGGGTGTGGTTTGTTTTCCTGTGTCTGACCATCTTCCCGTTGCTGTGGACGTGGCGTTACCCGTCGGGTATGGA